The following is a genomic window from Caldicellulosiruptor danielii.
TTATTTCTGTTGCGTACAATGGGGGGCTTACAAGAAACTTAGGACCTGAGGCTTTAAGAAAAATACTTCTCAGGCCTTTGAAGCAAGAAAAAGAGAAAAATGGGTTAAGTATTTTCAAGTGGAGGCGCTAAAGTTGAAAAAGATTACTATAAAAAAACCAAAAGACGACAATTTCTGGCTCAGAGTTGTGTCTGTGCTGATTGCAATTGTTCTGTGGTTTTATGTAAATAGCATTATAAATCCTATAAAGAAAAGGGAGATTATTATTCCCATTAAATACAACATTGCAACCTTGTCTAAAGGTCTTGTGATGAAAGAGACTGATGCCAAAGAAGTAAGAATAGTTATAAGTGGAACGCAAGATGAACTTAGCAAGGTTGATGAAAAGAATATCCAGGCAACGGTAGACTTTTCTGATATAAGACAGACAGGTGATGTAAAACTTCCAATAGCTATCCAGAACCCTTACCACAGGATTAACATAGAAAGTGTGTATCCTAAAAACGTTACAGTAACTATTGACAATCTTGTAACAATCCAGAAAGATGTTTCTGTTGAGATAAACGGAAATCCCAAGAAGGGTTATATTATAAATAATTATCAGGAAGAGCCTAATGTGATAAGTATAAAAGGTGCTGAGAGTGATATAAAAGAGATTTCGAAATGCATAGCTCAGCTGAACCTGAGTCTTAACGATAGGTCGTTCAAAGCGTCTGTACCTGTGAAGGTAATAGATTCAAGGGGAAAAGACATAACATCGCTTTTTGACCTGTCTCAAAAGAGCATAGATGTGTATGTGGAGATACTCAAGACA
Proteins encoded in this region:
- a CDS encoding YbbR-like domain-containing protein, producing MKKITIKKPKDDNFWLRVVSVLIAIVLWFYVNSIINPIKKREIIIPIKYNIATLSKGLVMKETDAKEVRIVISGTQDELSKVDEKNIQATVDFSDIRQTGDVKLPIAIQNPYHRINIESVYPKNVTVTIDNLVTIQKDVSVEINGNPKKGYIINNYQEEPNVISIKGAESDIKEISKCIAQLNLSLNDRSFKASVPVKVIDSRGKDITSLFDLSQKSIDVYVEILKTKQVPLSVKFKGSLPPSKVISKIILKPSTINIAGKEEDINSINEIVVGTIDTKMLENKSTFQFDFSLPKNIKSLDNVKQVTITIYTDSVVEKSINVPVEVRELSPGLVAKLSPDKVKVELRYYQSVQNSIDFNSLKAYVDVSNLTKGSYDLQVLVEKPANIEDFDVFPTYIRVEISENSQLQPQSQ